In the Sus scrofa isolate TJ Tabasco breed Duroc chromosome 6, Sscrofa11.1, whole genome shotgun sequence genome, one interval contains:
- the RABAC1 gene encoding prenylated Rab acceptor protein 1 isoform X1 has protein sequence MAAEKDQQKDAEAEGLSATTLLPKLIPSGAGREWLERRRATIRPWGSFVDQRRFSRPRNLGELCQRLVRNVEYYQSNYVFVFLGLILYCVVTSPMLLVALAVFFGACYILYLRTLQSKFVLFGREVSPAHQYALAGGVSFPFFWLAGAGSAVFWVLGATLVVIGSHAAFHQIEAVDGEELQMEPV, from the exons ATGGCGGCCGAGAAGGACCAGCAGAAGGATGCCGAGGCGGAAGGGCTGAGCGCCAC GACCCTGCTGCCGAAACTGATTCCCTCTGGCGCGGGCCGTGAGTGGCTGGAGCGGCGCCGTGCTACCATCCGCCCCTGGGGCTCCTTCGTGGACCAGCGGCGTTTTTCGCGTCCCCGCAACCTGGGCGAGCTTTGCCAGCGCCTCGTACGCAACGTGGAATACTACCAAAGCAACTATGTGTTTGTGTTCCTGGGCCTCATCCTGTACTGCGT ggTAACATCGCCCATGCTGCTGGTAGCTCTGGCTGTCTTCTTTGGCGCCTGTTACATCCTCTATCTGCGCACGTTGCAGTCCAAGTTTGTGCTGTTTG GCCGAGAGGTGAGCCCCGCCCATCAGTATGCCCTGGCCGGGGGCgtctcctttcccttcttctgGCTGGCTGGCGCGGGATCCGCCGTCTTCTGGGTCCTAG GAGCCACCCTCGTGGTCATCGGCTCCCACGCCGCCTTCCACCAGATAGAGGCTGTGGACGGGGAGGAGCTGCAGATGGAACCTGTGTGA
- the RABAC1 gene encoding prenylated Rab acceptor protein 1 (The RefSeq protein has 1 substitution compared to this genomic sequence) has product MAAQKDQQKDAEAEGLSATTLLPKLIPSGAGREWLERRRATIRPWGSFVDQRRFSRPRNLGELCQRLVRNVEYYQSNYVFVFLGLILYCVVTSPMLLVALAVFFGACYILYLRTLQSKFVLFGREVSPAHQYALAGGVSFPFFWLAGAGSAVFWVLGATLVVIGSHAAFHQIEAVDGEELQMEPV; this is encoded by the exons ATGGCGGCCGAGAAGGACCAGCAGAAGGATGCCGAGGCGGAAGGGCTGAGCGCCAC GACCCTGCTGCCGAAACTGATTCCCTCTGGCGCGGGCCGTGAGTGGCTGGAGCGGCGCCGTGCTACCATCCGCCCCTGGGGCTCCTTCGTGGACCAGCGGCGTTTTTCGCGTCCCCGCAACCTGGGCGAGCTTTGCCAGCGCCTCGTACGCAACGTGGAATACTACCAAAGCAACTATGTGTTTGTGTTCCTGGGCCTCATCCTGTACTGCGT ggTAACATCGCCCATGCTGCTGGTAGCTCTGGCTGTCTTCTTTGGCGCCTGTTACATCCTCTATCTGCGCACGTTGCAGTCCAAGTTTGTGCTGTTTG GCCGAGAGGTGAGCCCCGCCCATCAGTATGCCCTGGCCGGGGGCgtctcctttcccttcttctgGCTGGCTGGCGCGGGATCCGCCGTCTTCTGGGTCCTAG GAGCCACCCTCGTGGTCATCGGCTCCCACGCCGCCTTCCACCAGATAGAGGCTGTGGACGGGGAGGAGCTGCAGATGGAACCTGTGT